A stretch of Gadus macrocephalus chromosome 17, ASM3116895v1 DNA encodes these proteins:
- the LOC132475856 gene encoding netrin-1-like: MNLDTYCLKDYVLKIQVKAMERSGPWWQFSIAVQTVFRTGSTPRVRRGPRALWVPDRDLGCGCPALHVGRTFLLIGSEEGGRDWAPGESRLVADRSTTALQWRDHWSPKLRGFRGQDKRGRCPPKAPPTTATTTTNGRTATPLSRRGATSRRI; this comes from the exons ATGAACTTGGACACCTACTGTCTCAAGGATTACG tGCTGAAGATCCAGGTGAAGGCCATGGAGCGCTCGGGCCCCTGGTGGCAGTTCTCCATCGCCGTGCAGACCGTGTTCCGCACGGGGTCCACGCCCCGCGTCCGCAGGGGCCCCCGGGCGCTGTGGGTCCCCGACCGCGACCTGGGCTGCGGCTGCCCCGCCCTCCACGTGGGCCGCACCTTCCTGCTCATCGGCTCCGAGGAGGGGGGCCGCGACTGGGCCCCCGGGGAGAGCCGCCTAGTGGCCGACCGCTCCACCACCGCCCTCCAGTGGCGGGACCACTGGAGCCCCAAGCTCAGGGGCTTCCGGGGGCAGGACAAGAGGGGCCGTTGCCCCCCGaaagccccccccaccaccgccaccaccaccaccaacggcCGCACCGCCACCCCGTTGAGCCGCAGAGGGGCTACATCCCGCCGCATCTAG
- the LOC132475816 gene encoding E3 ubiquitin-protein ligase TRIM39-like, whose translation MASANASWSVENFSCSICLDVFSSPVSTPCGHNFCRTCINKFWDGQVWYKCPVCNKVFDTRPDPQVNILVSELAAQFRTTVQVKEQPCVESSEVPCDVCTGIQLKAVKSCLVCLISYCQTHLEPHQRVTGLKKHRLVEPMDRLEDRMCKKHDRLLELFCQTEEVCVCQSCTEGDHRSHPVVPLKEEYEVKMAQLGKMEAEVSQMIQERKVKIKEIRDTVERSKADADREIADGVQVLTALMRCIEKCQDDLNQMVEERLKSTEKQAEDLIKELEQEIEDLTNRSSEVTQLSHTKDLLHFLQAFRSLQDPPPTRDWTTVEVRPPSYVATLRRSLDQLEETLNMEMKKLRDDVELKRVQQYEVDVTLDPDTAHPRLILSEDGKQVHDRGVAKELPDNPKRFTYYACVLTRQSFSSGRFYFEVQVKDKTACYLGVVRESINRKGWTGWTPKTGHWTLYYDKDGLVFNGNLAVRVPLRAELQKVGVFVDYDEGLVSFYDVEARVHLYSATDCSFREPLYPFLCPYGGQNSPPLIISPVNQTD comes from the coding sequence atggcctctgctaacGCTTCCTGGTCTGTGGAGAACTTTTcttgttccatctgtctggatgtgttcagcagtccagtttccacaccatgtggacacaacttctgcagaacctgtattaatAAGTTCTGGGATGGACAAGTCtggtacaaatgtcctgtttgcaacaagGTTTTCGACACTAGACCTGATCCACAGGTCAATATCCTTGTATCAGAGCTGGCTGCTCAGTTTAGAACGACCGTACaagtaaaagagcagccttgtgttgaatcatcagaagttccctgtgacgtctgtactgggatccagctgaaggctgtgaagtcctgcctagtgtgtcttatctcttactgccaaacccacctggaacCGCATCAGAGAGTCACAggcctgaagaaacatcggctggtcgagccaatggaccgtctggaagacaggatgtgtaagaaacacgacagacttctggagctcttctgccagactgaagaggtgtgtgtgtgtcagtcctgCACAGAGGGTGACCACaggtcccatcctgttgtacctctaaaggaggaatatgaagtgaagatggcccagctggggaagatggAGGCTGAAGTTTcgcagatgatccaggagagaaaagTAAAGATTAAGGAGATCAGAGACACGGTAGAACGTAGCAAAgcagatgcagacagagagatagccgatGGTGTGCAGGTCCTCACTGCTCTGATGCGCTGCATTGAAAAGTGCCAGGATGATCTCAACCAAATGGTTGAAGAGAgactgaaatccacagagaaacaagccgaagacctcatcaaagagctggagcaggaaatagaagatctgaccaatagaagctcagaggtgacGCAGCTCTCGCACACTAAAGACcttctccacttcctccaggccttcagatccctgcaggaccctccacccaccagggactggacgacggtggaggtccgtcctccgtcatacgtagcgaccttgaggagatccctggatcagctcgaggagacactgaacatggagatgaagaagctacGTGATGATgttgaactgaagagggtccagcagtatgaagtagatgtgactctggatcctgatacagctcatcccaggctcatcctgtctgaggatgggaaacaagtccATGATAGAGGTGTAGCGAAGgaactcccagacaaccctaagagatttacatATTATGCATGTGTTCttacgaggcagagcttctcctcagggagattttactttgaggtccaggttaaagacaagactgcaTGTTATTTAGGAGTGGTCAGagagtccatcaacagaaaaGGTTGGACCGGGTGGACCCCTAAGACGGGCCACTGGACTCTCTACTACGACAAGGATGGGTTGGTATTTAATGGTAACCTTGCTGTCCGtgtccctctgagagctgagctccagaaggtgggggtgtttgttgattatgatgagggtctggtctccttctatgatgtggaagccagggttcatctcTACTCTGCTACCGACTGCAGCTTTAGagagcctctctatccattccTCTGTCCGTATGGAGGACAAAACTCtccccccctgatcatctcacctgtcaatcaaacagactag
- the LOC132475815 gene encoding E3 ubiquitin-protein ligase TRIM39-like yields the protein MASAKTSWSEEYFSCSICLDVFSSPVSTPCGHNFCRTCINKFWDGQVQYKCPVCNQIFNTRPDPQVNIFVSEMAAQFRTSVRVKEQPRVKPGEVPCDVCTEIRLKSVKSCLECFMSFCQTHLEPHQRFTILKKHRLVEPIDRLEERMCKIHDRFLELFCKTEQVCVCQSCTEGDHRSHPVVPLKEEYEVKMAQLGKMEAEVQQMIQERQKNIQEIKDTVKRSKAEADREIADGVQVLTALMHCIKKCQDDLNQLVKERLKSTEKQAEDLIKELEQEIEDLTNRSSVVKQLSYTKDHLHFLQAFRSLQDPPPTRDWTTVEVRPPSYLGTWRRFLDQLEETLKMKTKKLRDVVQLKRVQQYEADVTLDPDTAHPKLILSKDGKQVHDGGVAKKLPDNPKRFTHCLFVVTRQSFSSLRFFFEVQVKDNTLWYLGVARESINRKGGTMFTPETGYWILYYYNGGLVFKGNPDVRNPLRAELQKVGVFVDYDEGLVSFYDVEAMVNLYSATGCTFREPLYPFLCPCLCDGDKNSAPLIISPVNQTD from the coding sequence ATGGCCTCGGCTAAGACTTCCTGGTCTGAGGAgtacttttcatgttccatctgtctggatgtgttcagcagtcccgtttccacaccatgtggacacaacttctgcagaacctgtattaatAAGTTCTGGGATGGACAAGTtcagtacaaatgtcctgtttgcaaccAGATTTTTAACACTAGACCTGATCCACAGGTCAATATCTTTGTATCAGAGATGGCTGCTCAGTTTAGAACATCTGtacgagtaaaagagcagcctcGTGTTAAACcaggagaagttccctgtgacgtctgtactgagATCCGGCTGAAGtctgtgaagtcctgcctagagTGTTTTATGTCTTTCTGCCAAACACACCTGGAGCCGCATCAGAGATTCACAAtcctgaagaaacatcggctggtcgagccaaTTGACCGTCTGGAAGAAAGGATGTGTAAGATACACGACAGAttcctggagctcttctgcaagactgaacaggtgtgtgtatgtcagtccTGCACAGAGGGTGATCACaggtcccatcctgttgtacctctaaaggaggaatatgaagtgaagatggcccagctggggaagatggaggctgaagttcagcagatgatccaggagagacaaaaaaatattcaggAGATTAAAGACACAGTTAAACGCAGCAAAGCagaagcagacagagagatagccgatGGTGTGCAGGTCCTCACTGCTCTGATGCACTGCATTAAAAAGTGCCAGGATGATCTCAACCAATTGGTTAAAGAGAgactgaaatccacagagaaacaagccgaagacctcatcaaagagctggagcaggaaatagaagatctgaccaatagaagctcagtggtgaagcagctctcatacactaaagaccacctccacttcctccaggccttcagatccctgcaggaccctccacccaccagggactggaccacagtggaggtccgtcctccatCATACCTAGGGACCTGGAGGAGAttcctggatcagctggaggagacactgaagaTGAAGACTAAGAAGCTACGTGATGTTGTtcaactgaagagggtccagcagtatgaagcagatgtgactctggatcctgatacagctcatcccaAGCTCATCCTGTCtaaggatgggaaacaagtccATGATGGAGGTGTAGCGAAGaaactcccagacaaccctaagagatttacacattgtttatttgtcGTCACGAGGCAGAGTTTCTCTTCATTGAGATTTttctttgaggtccaggttaaagacaacaCATTATGGTatttaggagtggccagagagtccatcaacagaaaaGGTGGGACCATGTTTACCCCTGAGACGGGTTACTGGATTCTCTACTACTACAATGGTGGGTTGGTATTCAAAGGTAACCCTGATGTCCGTAaccctctgagagctgagctccagaaggtgggggtgtttgttgattatgatgagggtctggtctccttctatgatgtggaagccatgGTTAATCTCTACTCTGCTACCGGCTGCACCTTTAGagagcctctctatccattccTCTGTCCGTGTTTATGTGATGGAGATAaaaactctgcccccctgatcatctcacctgtcaatcaaacagactag